In Vibrio atlanticus, the following proteins share a genomic window:
- a CDS encoding CBS domain-containing protein, with amino-acid sequence MHSIKVKDYMTPQVVTFTPDMPLSLALDRVMRSHHMGGPVIDDNEQVIGFLSEQDLLEKLVKVSYFCQDTHIVGDCMYQEVLSVSPELSIIELADMMQVGKPKAYPVLDNKKLVGMITRTDVLRAIGKNLDECFKHQV; translated from the coding sequence ATGCATTCTATTAAAGTGAAAGATTACATGACGCCGCAGGTTGTGACATTCACTCCTGATATGCCGTTAAGTCTCGCGTTAGACAGAGTAATGCGCAGCCATCATATGGGGGGTCCAGTCATTGATGATAATGAACAAGTGATTGGTTTCCTTTCTGAACAAGATTTACTCGAGAAGTTAGTGAAGGTGAGCTATTTCTGCCAAGACACGCATATTGTAGGTGATTGTATGTACCAAGAAGTTCTCTCGGTATCACCAGAATTATCCATTATTGAATTGGCAGATATGATGCAAGTTGGAAAACCCAAAGCTTATCCAGTACTCGATAACAAAAAGCTAGTGGGAATGATCACTCGAACCGATGTTTTGAGAGCAATCGGCAAGAACTTAGATGAATGCTTTAAACATCAGGTATAG
- a CDS encoding zinc/cadmium/mercury/lead-transporting ATPase: protein MCAKHAACRSTKVDVQPQATGASCSSPKISSITAAGTSSSCCSSSATASSSSGDDCCGSDSGEEDSQSSTQTLNAQFSKSWLVSGMDCPACAKKIEKAVSNIEGVIQAKVLFATEKLVVKFDNESLADTIEQVSIKTGFPLSEVGSKKEKQHPETFWQAHIQPNLQIIAIAAAMLFAALLKSTSPQLSEGLFTVTCLLGLYPVAKKAVQLARSGTPFAIETLMSVAALGALYLGETAEAAMVLLLFLIGERLEAFASSRARSGVQALMALVPENATKIINGDRVDVAVSELAPGDVIEVAAGSRLPADGQLITDAASFDESALTGESVPVEHIAGNSIMAGAVVVDKVVRITITSKQGENAIDRILHLIEEAESRKAPLERFLDKFSRWYTPLMMLVALLVIITPPLLFAQPWETWVYRGLALLLIACPCALVISTPAAITSGLAAAAKRGALIKGGAALEQLGKIQTIAFDKTGTLTEGKPQVTDIQPLSGWKQDAMLRVVGAIEVGSTHPLAQSLVAKVKELNVEIPESHNKKALIGSGVEGDVDGVKYQVLSPSKVTFALGSDVVSQVEALEGEGKTVVVALELKDLEESTEQATTVIGLIAWQDTLRSDAKLTIERLNDLGIQSIMLTGDNPRSAAAISSKIGMQYKASLLPSDKVSYVEELSQQSHVAMVGDGINDAPAMKTANVGIAMGGGTDVALETADSALTHNRLTELPAMIELSQATMNNIRQNVALALGLKGVFLVTSLLGITGLWVAVLADSGATALVTLNALRLLRFKSKAD from the coding sequence ATGTGCGCAAAACACGCAGCGTGCCGCTCAACAAAAGTGGACGTTCAACCACAAGCGACTGGAGCAAGTTGCTCTAGCCCTAAAATTTCAAGCATTACCGCAGCAGGTACTTCATCTTCATGTTGCAGCTCTTCTGCTACTGCGTCTTCATCGTCAGGAGATGATTGTTGTGGTTCAGACAGTGGAGAAGAAGACAGTCAGTCCTCTACTCAAACTTTAAATGCCCAATTTTCTAAAAGTTGGTTGGTCTCAGGAATGGACTGCCCAGCTTGTGCTAAAAAAATAGAGAAAGCTGTTAGTAACATTGAAGGTGTTATTCAAGCCAAAGTTCTCTTTGCCACCGAAAAGCTAGTTGTGAAATTCGACAATGAAAGTCTTGCCGACACCATTGAACAGGTCTCTATCAAAACGGGCTTCCCTCTTTCGGAAGTTGGTTCTAAAAAAGAAAAACAGCACCCCGAGACTTTTTGGCAAGCTCATATCCAACCTAATTTACAAATTATAGCGATTGCAGCCGCAATGCTCTTCGCAGCACTGTTGAAAAGTACTTCTCCTCAACTAAGTGAAGGTTTGTTTACCGTAACCTGTTTGCTTGGTTTGTATCCAGTGGCCAAGAAAGCAGTTCAGTTGGCACGTTCAGGTACGCCGTTTGCAATCGAAACCTTAATGAGTGTTGCCGCGCTCGGTGCTTTATACCTTGGCGAAACCGCTGAAGCTGCGATGGTTCTGTTACTGTTTTTGATTGGTGAGCGTCTAGAGGCATTTGCTTCATCAAGAGCAAGAAGTGGTGTTCAAGCCTTAATGGCATTGGTGCCAGAAAATGCCACCAAGATTATCAACGGCGACCGTGTTGACGTTGCAGTAAGTGAACTTGCTCCTGGTGACGTGATTGAAGTGGCGGCGGGTTCTCGTTTACCTGCTGATGGTCAACTTATTACCGACGCTGCGAGCTTTGATGAAAGTGCGCTAACGGGTGAGTCTGTTCCTGTCGAACATATAGCAGGCAACAGCATTATGGCTGGTGCTGTGGTGGTCGATAAAGTCGTTCGCATCACCATCACGTCAAAACAGGGTGAGAACGCGATCGACCGTATTCTTCACTTGATTGAAGAAGCAGAATCTCGTAAAGCACCGCTTGAACGTTTCCTCGATAAGTTTAGCCGCTGGTACACACCACTAATGATGTTGGTGGCTCTGTTGGTCATCATCACCCCACCATTGCTGTTCGCGCAGCCTTGGGAAACCTGGGTTTACCGAGGTCTAGCTCTATTGTTGATTGCTTGTCCGTGTGCGTTGGTTATCTCGACACCTGCTGCAATTACTTCTGGTTTAGCAGCAGCGGCGAAACGTGGCGCATTAATTAAAGGCGGCGCGGCACTAGAGCAGTTAGGGAAAATTCAAACGATTGCCTTTGATAAGACAGGTACGCTGACTGAAGGTAAGCCTCAGGTTACGGATATTCAACCTCTATCAGGTTGGAAACAAGACGCGATGCTTCGTGTAGTTGGGGCGATTGAAGTTGGTTCGACTCATCCTTTGGCGCAATCGCTTGTCGCTAAAGTTAAAGAGCTGAATGTTGAGATCCCTGAGTCACACAACAAGAAAGCGCTCATTGGTAGCGGTGTTGAAGGCGATGTCGATGGTGTTAAGTATCAGGTTTTATCACCGTCTAAAGTCACGTTCGCTCTTGGATCCGATGTGGTTTCTCAGGTAGAAGCATTAGAAGGCGAGGGCAAGACGGTTGTGGTTGCTCTTGAGCTTAAAGATCTAGAAGAGTCAACAGAACAAGCTACGACTGTGATTGGTTTGATTGCTTGGCAAGATACGTTACGTAGTGACGCTAAGCTTACGATTGAACGACTTAATGACTTAGGTATTCAATCAATCATGCTTACTGGTGATAACCCGCGCAGTGCGGCCGCGATCAGCAGCAAAATTGGTATGCAATATAAAGCGAGCCTGCTTCCAAGTGACAAGGTGTCTTATGTTGAAGAGTTATCTCAACAGTCACACGTTGCTATGGTCGGTGATGGCATCAACGATGCGCCAGCAATGAAAACGGCGAATGTAGGTATTGCTATGGGTGGTGGTACTGATGTTGCGCTTGAAACGGCAGATTCAGCACTGACTCACAACCGTTTAACTGAGCTGCCCGCGATGATTGAATTGTCGCAAGCGACTATGAATAACATTCGTCAAAACGTAGCACTAGCGCTCGGTTTGAAAGGTGTGTTCTTGGTGACCAGTTTGCTTGGTATTACCGGGCTTTGGGTTGCCGTTCTTGCAGATAGTGGCGCGACAGCTCTGGTGACACTCAACGCACTGCGCCTGCTTCGCTTCAAGTCTAAAGCGGATTAA
- a CDS encoding MATE family efflux transporter: MSNQTAKFVEGSTMRHILVMSGAGSVGLMALFVVDLLDMLFISMLGQVELAAAVGFAGTLTFFSTSVSIGTSIAMGALVSKAIGSKNQEHARNLATSIMLTAFVISLTITAVMFAYIPELLAAIGAKGVAAERAQAYLQILLPSGPFLALAMAAGAGLRAAGDAKRSMWATLSGGIVNAILDPLFIFGFGWNIEGAAIASVFARFSVLFFSLYPLIRSHQLVAPPSFVQWRINIRPILAIALPAIITNTATPIGNAIVTTGIAQYGEDFVAGFAVIGRLTPVCFAVIFALSGAVGPIIGQNFGAERMDRVKETLNNSLLVTTAYTIAVCILLYFVQDYVIQGFSLQGDAAIIVAAFCTYVALTFTFNGALFVANTSFNNLGKPLYSTALNLGKATLGTLPFVYLGSQWYGALGVLYGQALGNVLFGILGTLVLRYHIAELMQGSQVDPVEDDVSIVSLNTQPFCSHDAVLIDDVSANREECKELKSQ; encoded by the coding sequence ATGTCAAATCAAACTGCGAAGTTTGTAGAAGGTTCAACGATGCGCCACATATTGGTGATGTCGGGGGCTGGCTCTGTTGGTTTGATGGCGTTATTCGTGGTCGATTTACTCGATATGTTGTTCATCAGTATGTTGGGACAAGTCGAATTGGCCGCGGCTGTTGGTTTTGCAGGCACACTGACATTTTTCTCTACCTCCGTTTCGATCGGTACTTCTATTGCTATGGGTGCGTTGGTTTCCAAAGCTATTGGTTCAAAGAATCAAGAACACGCTCGAAACCTCGCCACGAGTATTATGCTGACTGCTTTTGTCATCAGTTTGACGATTACTGCGGTGATGTTCGCCTATATCCCAGAGCTACTTGCTGCGATTGGTGCAAAGGGGGTTGCCGCAGAGCGGGCGCAAGCTTACCTGCAAATCTTATTGCCAAGCGGGCCATTTCTAGCGCTAGCGATGGCTGCGGGTGCAGGCTTGAGAGCTGCAGGTGATGCCAAACGTTCGATGTGGGCGACCTTGTCGGGCGGCATTGTTAACGCGATTCTCGACCCTTTGTTTATTTTTGGTTTTGGTTGGAACATCGAAGGGGCGGCTATCGCTTCTGTCTTTGCTCGTTTTTCGGTACTCTTTTTCTCGCTTTACCCTTTGATTCGCAGTCACCAGCTGGTGGCTCCCCCTTCTTTTGTACAATGGCGCATTAATATTCGACCAATATTGGCTATTGCGCTGCCTGCTATTATCACCAATACCGCAACGCCTATCGGTAATGCGATTGTAACGACGGGGATTGCACAATACGGAGAGGATTTTGTCGCGGGCTTTGCCGTGATAGGTCGTCTGACGCCGGTTTGTTTTGCGGTTATCTTTGCTTTGTCTGGCGCTGTGGGCCCTATTATTGGGCAAAATTTTGGTGCAGAACGAATGGACAGAGTAAAAGAAACACTCAACAACTCATTGTTGGTTACTACGGCGTACACCATCGCCGTTTGTATTCTCTTATACTTTGTCCAAGACTATGTGATCCAAGGCTTTAGCCTACAAGGTGATGCAGCAATTATTGTTGCCGCATTCTGTACCTATGTGGCGTTAACCTTCACCTTCAACGGCGCACTGTTTGTTGCCAACACGTCTTTTAATAACTTAGGTAAACCGCTTTACTCGACAGCACTGAATCTGGGTAAAGCCACTCTCGGTACATTGCCGTTCGTTTACTTAGGCTCGCAATGGTATGGCGCATTGGGTGTGCTGTATGGGCAAGCTTTGGGCAATGTTTTGTTCGGAATACTCGGTACCCTAGTGCTTCGCTATCATATTGCCGAGCTTATGCAAGGTTCCCAAGTTGATCCTGTAGAAGACGATGTGTCGATAGTCAGCTTGAATACACAACCATTCTGTTCACATGATGCCGTTCTTATTGATGATGTATCGGCGAACAGAGAAGAGTGTAAAGAGCTCAAGTCGCAATAA
- a CDS encoding COG3014 family protein, whose product MKHQFRFASIALLSALTAGCANMSAGSLFSHYSAQNKEIYQAVKSGDYSTAQQELPDYVAGDILDNFEKGRINLLDQKYPESKSSLELADQAVKDQQSKAVISVSDSATSVGALAVNDNITEYVPADYELGFLHLYLGLNYLKKNDLEGAVIEMRRANQVQEQAKKQREAELESAASDAKSQGLSANVGSILANYPDAGKKLQSVQNAYLMFLSGLLYEASNDLNSAYVDYRRALAIMPENQEIIDRTMATAARLGMRQDLATLKKRYKQSSKLGASEGRVIVLQEQSAVQAMDSWRLDLPIYDSRDQGAIYSLALPYYPRQNVERFSALRISGQPLSEHLITDVNAMAQNDLSERMTSIVIRQALRVVAKDRIRKEATQGNDVGNILFNVWNAFTEQPDTRSWQSLPAEIKTSTFVANSGQYTLEAGAKTYDFDIREGQTTLVWISRQGNNATMWHKQLGRL is encoded by the coding sequence GTGAAGCACCAGTTTAGATTCGCTTCCATTGCCCTGCTATCGGCGTTGACAGCGGGTTGTGCGAATATGTCGGCAGGGAGCCTGTTCAGTCATTACAGCGCGCAAAACAAAGAAATTTACCAAGCAGTCAAGTCTGGGGATTATTCAACGGCTCAACAAGAGTTACCAGATTACGTAGCAGGTGACATTCTTGATAACTTTGAAAAAGGTAGAATTAATCTACTTGATCAAAAATATCCTGAGAGTAAGTCGTCGCTCGAACTGGCCGATCAGGCAGTAAAAGATCAGCAAAGTAAAGCGGTGATCTCTGTATCAGACAGTGCAACCAGTGTCGGCGCGTTGGCTGTGAATGACAATATTACCGAGTATGTGCCAGCCGATTATGAGTTGGGCTTTCTGCATTTATATCTTGGTTTGAATTATTTAAAGAAAAATGACTTAGAAGGTGCGGTGATCGAAATGCGTCGCGCTAACCAAGTTCAGGAACAGGCCAAGAAACAACGTGAAGCTGAGTTAGAAAGTGCTGCAAGCGATGCAAAATCTCAAGGGTTGTCTGCCAACGTGGGTAGTATTCTTGCGAATTATCCTGATGCGGGTAAAAAGCTGCAATCTGTGCAAAATGCGTATTTGATGTTTTTGTCTGGTCTGCTTTACGAAGCATCTAACGATCTGAACAGCGCTTATGTGGACTATCGACGTGCTTTGGCCATCATGCCAGAGAATCAAGAAATCATCGATAGAACCATGGCAACAGCTGCTCGCTTAGGCATGCGACAAGATTTAGCAACACTGAAAAAGCGCTACAAACAGTCATCTAAGTTAGGGGCAAGCGAAGGGCGAGTAATTGTGCTTCAAGAACAAAGTGCAGTTCAAGCGATGGACAGTTGGCGATTAGATTTACCTATTTATGACAGTCGCGATCAGGGCGCAATATACTCTCTGGCGCTGCCATATTACCCGCGCCAAAACGTAGAACGTTTTTCTGCGCTACGAATCAGCGGGCAACCGTTGTCTGAGCATTTGATTACGGATGTGAATGCGATGGCGCAGAATGATTTATCTGAACGTATGACGAGCATTGTTATTCGCCAAGCGTTACGTGTGGTCGCGAAAGACCGCATCCGTAAAGAAGCAACTCAAGGTAACGATGTCGGTAACATTTTGTTCAATGTCTGGAATGCATTCACGGAACAACCAGACACTCGAAGCTGGCAATCTTTACCTGCGGAAATAAAGACCAGCACGTTTGTAGCAAACAGTGGTCAATATACGTTAGAAGCGGGCGCTAAAACGTATGACTTTGATATTCGAGAAGGGCAGACCACTTTGGTGTGGATTTCTCGACAAGGAAACAATGCAACAATGTGGCATAAACAGCTAGGGAGGCTGTAA
- a CDS encoding glycosyl transferase family protein: MSSILECIRTVGRGERGRKPLSFEQAYRIMDEYLSGEVGDDQMAMLLMLIRVQNETNEEIAGFVKAFQSRVPDLGADIDWPCYAGKRNDNASGKPWNLLAAKILADNGYKVLMHGYMDKPSGRTHAETHLECVGVRSAQDPQDAKQILEADGIAYLPLANFAPQAQTMIGWKHRYGLRTPINTVVRALNPGGGRLGLRGSFHPGFPQLHAEVEHVIGNKSHSVISFKGMNGESEYNPKVSQTVWMSSPEKVESFYWEGTMNAELPLPSECVLGTPEDEMELMANSVVDSMTAILFAETHDKAEAYSKAARLWEAYCTR; encoded by the coding sequence ATGAGTAGTATTTTAGAGTGTATTCGTACAGTTGGACGAGGGGAAAGAGGTCGTAAGCCTTTGTCGTTCGAACAAGCCTACCGTATCATGGATGAGTATTTAAGCGGAGAGGTCGGTGACGACCAAATGGCTATGCTACTGATGTTGATTCGTGTGCAGAATGAAACCAATGAAGAAATCGCAGGCTTTGTAAAAGCGTTTCAATCTCGAGTGCCAGACTTAGGTGCTGATATCGATTGGCCGTGTTATGCAGGTAAGCGTAACGATAACGCCAGTGGAAAGCCTTGGAACCTGTTGGCAGCAAAAATTCTAGCTGACAACGGCTATAAAGTATTAATGCATGGCTACATGGACAAACCCAGTGGTCGTACGCATGCCGAAACGCATTTAGAATGTGTCGGCGTTCGCAGCGCGCAAGATCCGCAAGACGCAAAGCAGATTCTAGAAGCCGATGGTATTGCTTACTTGCCTTTGGCGAACTTCGCCCCACAAGCTCAAACTATGATTGGTTGGAAACATCGTTATGGACTGAGAACTCCGATTAATACCGTTGTTCGTGCATTGAACCCTGGTGGTGGACGTTTAGGCTTGCGTGGCAGCTTTCACCCTGGATTCCCACAGCTTCATGCAGAAGTTGAGCATGTGATTGGCAATAAATCCCACTCGGTGATTTCATTTAAAGGCATGAATGGCGAATCAGAATACAACCCCAAGGTAAGCCAAACTGTCTGGATGAGTTCTCCTGAAAAGGTGGAATCTTTCTACTGGGAAGGCACGATGAATGCTGAGCTGCCTCTACCTTCTGAATGTGTACTGGGTACACCGGAAGATGAGATGGAGCTGATGGCGAATAGTGTTGTGGATAGTATGACGGCGATTTTATTCGCAGAAACGCACGATAAGGCTGAAGCTTACTCAAAGGCAGCGCGTTTGTGGGAAGCCTATTGCACTCGTTAG
- the hinT gene encoding purine nucleoside phosphoramidase: protein MAEETIFSKIINKEIPADLLYQDDLVTAFRDINPRAPSHILIIPNKLIPTTNDVETEDEAMMGRMFTVARKLAKEEGIAEDGYRLIVNCNSHGGQEVYHIHMHLVGGRPLGPLLMS from the coding sequence ATGGCTGAAGAAACCATTTTTAGTAAGATCATCAATAAAGAAATCCCAGCAGATCTACTATACCAAGACGATTTAGTAACCGCATTTCGCGATATTAACCCTCGTGCTCCTAGTCATATTCTAATTATTCCTAACAAGCTGATTCCAACAACAAATGATGTTGAAACGGAAGATGAAGCAATGATGGGACGTATGTTTACTGTTGCTCGTAAGTTAGCAAAAGAAGAAGGCATTGCAGAAGATGGCTATCGTCTTATTGTGAACTGCAATTCTCACGGTGGCCAAGAGGTTTACCATATTCACATGCATTTGGTTGGTGGCCGCCCGCTTGGTCCGCTTTTAATGAGTTAA
- a CDS encoding methyl-accepting chemotaxis protein — protein MKGSVIKRMYAGFALIIIMFAVTITIMMSSMNQIHSNFESVSKVSLPLVALSNQTSVQLLSADKSFKDFLTTQNSERMSAMRTEFAASQNAFSEVLGSLETASQDNTSLTERITQLRAMEERYFTEADEAMNNYIAMFEAQEQVQKASRDFQRLHSELTVGMKEYVADQKSISVKVMAKSYFIKLQDAEVITSDALASSDVAFVQKAVNQNKKAVTHLNYAYRGLATQLPAIKNVFDESVKNFTKDVGQKGGVLDKHNNYLKAKEALYINIANLAVEVDQAMAVLDSFNVTAEEQLNSSLADASSIYDNGLFKAIAIGIVVTVFAAAIGYHIAHSVREPLTRILGTLEGLTEGDMTQRIDIRYDNEFSRVSRHINTLADNLHNILVKLNDASDDLTNTASVNQKTSSETQAQLNSQREQTATVATAMTQMSHSVQEVANSAQSSLTMVQQVESASESGRQVMNTNISTINQLEVRLTESVGAVGELQQMSSQIGSILDVIRGIADQTNLLALNAAIEAARAGEQGRGFAVVADEVRVLAQKTTQSTSEIETMISNLQSSSKTASNVIESCMSDMDMSVQQASSANSAMEEIQALILEISRMSTHISQAAAEQSETSGDIARNIEDINQIADKSYQAMSSIAEASQNLTILANQQGDLVHQFKL, from the coding sequence ATGAAGGGATCTGTGATCAAGCGTATGTACGCTGGTTTCGCACTGATCATCATCATGTTCGCAGTCACGATAACCATCATGATGAGCAGCATGAATCAGATACATAGCAATTTTGAGAGCGTCTCAAAAGTCTCATTGCCGCTGGTTGCGCTTTCAAACCAAACAAGTGTCCAATTACTTTCCGCTGACAAGTCATTTAAAGACTTCTTAACCACACAAAATTCTGAGCGTATGTCTGCAATGCGTACAGAGTTTGCTGCATCACAAAACGCTTTTTCTGAAGTTCTAGGTAGCCTAGAAACAGCAAGCCAAGACAATACCTCGCTCACTGAGCGCATCACGCAATTAAGAGCGATGGAAGAACGTTACTTCACCGAAGCAGATGAAGCGATGAACAATTATATCGCTATGTTTGAGGCGCAAGAGCAAGTACAAAAAGCATCACGTGATTTCCAACGCTTACATTCAGAATTGACCGTTGGCATGAAAGAGTACGTTGCCGACCAAAAAAGCATCTCTGTAAAAGTGATGGCAAAGAGCTACTTTATTAAACTACAAGACGCCGAGGTGATTACCTCTGATGCACTAGCAAGTTCTGATGTTGCCTTCGTACAAAAAGCCGTCAACCAAAACAAAAAGGCCGTTACCCACCTAAACTACGCGTACCGTGGCTTAGCGACACAATTGCCTGCGATAAAAAATGTTTTCGATGAATCGGTTAAAAACTTCACCAAAGACGTGGGACAAAAAGGCGGTGTTTTAGATAAACATAATAACTATCTGAAAGCGAAAGAAGCCTTGTACATCAACATTGCTAATCTAGCCGTTGAAGTCGACCAAGCAATGGCGGTACTGGATTCTTTCAACGTCACAGCGGAAGAGCAACTCAACTCATCATTAGCAGATGCGAGCAGCATCTACGACAACGGTCTATTCAAAGCGATTGCAATTGGCATTGTTGTCACCGTATTCGCTGCAGCAATTGGTTACCACATTGCACATAGTGTAAGAGAGCCACTAACGCGTATCCTAGGTACATTAGAAGGCCTGACTGAAGGAGATATGACTCAGCGTATCGATATTCGATACGACAACGAATTCAGCCGAGTAAGCCGTCACATCAATACCTTAGCCGACAACCTGCACAATATTCTGGTGAAACTGAATGACGCTTCAGATGACCTAACCAATACTGCAAGCGTAAACCAAAAAACCTCTTCTGAGACACAGGCTCAATTGAACAGCCAGCGTGAACAAACAGCAACCGTCGCAACGGCAATGACACAAATGTCTCACTCTGTACAAGAAGTAGCAAACAGCGCGCAAAGCTCGTTAACTATGGTTCAACAAGTAGAATCGGCTTCTGAATCAGGTCGTCAGGTCATGAACACCAACATCAGTACCATCAATCAACTTGAGGTGCGCCTGACTGAATCCGTGGGTGCTGTAGGCGAGCTACAACAAATGAGTAGCCAGATTGGCTCTATCCTCGATGTTATTCGTGGTATTGCAGATCAAACCAACCTACTTGCACTCAACGCAGCAATCGAAGCCGCGCGCGCAGGTGAACAAGGCCGTGGATTTGCTGTAGTTGCAGATGAAGTCCGAGTACTGGCACAAAAGACAACTCAATCGACGTCTGAAATTGAGACCATGATCAGTAACCTACAATCAAGTTCTAAAACAGCAAGCAATGTGATTGAAAGCTGCATGAGCGATATGGATATGTCGGTTCAACAAGCTTCAAGTGCTAATAGTGCTATGGAAGAAATTCAGGCATTGATTCTAGAAATCAGTCGAATGAGTACGCACATTTCTCAAGCCGCGGCTGAGCAGAGTGAAACTTCGGGTGATATCGCGCGTAACATTGAAGACATCAACCAGATTGCTGATAAGAGTTATCAAGCGATGTCATCAATTGCAGAGGCAAGCCAAAACCTAACAATTCTGGCAAACCAGCAAGGCGATTTAGTTCATCAATTCAAGCTATAA
- a CDS encoding DUF1887 family protein — protein MAVHVGIIDQDPIRLITPLLDNRTISTHIVFIGDKNQISIYQRLDSVLQKRDITSEFFEIPTIVNTSAIKESIQNLAEDLKARGQEVKLNASCGLRHRLLSVYEVFRTYHWPIFVVEPNSDKLCWLYPNGKEDAQVQDRITIDDYLTVFGARGEFSDVQLSPQLDQKLYELGERWASNALELGPGLATLNYLATTCRKEQRLDVGLSEKQQGYRELNMLLSDLVEAKIATYDNGILTFANEDARRFSNGEWLETLVHSTVKQIQDDMPTIQDRSLNVQVYRQLGEREVRNELDVASVVNNKLHIIECKTKGMRDDGDDTLYKLESLRDLLGGLQARAMLVSFRPLRHNDITRAEDLGLALIGPDELKDLKTHLAAWFTAAGGDEDLEC, from the coding sequence ATGGCTGTTCATGTTGGCATTATCGATCAAGACCCCATTCGGTTGATCACCCCACTACTCGACAACCGAACGATCAGCACTCACATCGTGTTCATCGGTGACAAAAATCAAATCAGTATCTATCAACGCTTAGACAGCGTTTTGCAGAAGCGTGATATTACGAGTGAATTTTTCGAGATTCCAACTATCGTAAACACCTCTGCAATTAAAGAATCGATCCAAAACCTTGCTGAAGACTTAAAAGCTCGGGGACAAGAAGTGAAGCTCAACGCAAGTTGTGGCCTTCGTCACCGCCTACTGTCTGTCTACGAAGTATTTCGTACTTACCACTGGCCAATCTTTGTTGTTGAACCAAACAGTGACAAGCTGTGCTGGCTTTACCCGAATGGGAAAGAAGACGCACAAGTTCAAGACCGCATCACTATCGATGACTACTTAACGGTATTCGGTGCTCGTGGTGAATTCAGCGATGTACAACTTTCTCCGCAACTTGACCAAAAACTTTATGAACTGGGTGAGCGTTGGGCAAGTAACGCATTAGAATTAGGCCCAGGCCTTGCTACATTGAACTACCTTGCAACGACCTGCCGTAAAGAACAGAGGCTTGATGTGGGCTTGTCTGAGAAGCAACAAGGTTATCGCGAGCTGAACATGCTGTTGAGCGATTTGGTTGAAGCTAAGATTGCCACTTATGACAATGGTATTTTGACGTTTGCCAATGAAGATGCGCGACGCTTCTCAAACGGCGAATGGCTTGAGACATTGGTTCATAGCACCGTTAAGCAGATCCAAGATGACATGCCGACCATTCAAGACCGCTCTTTGAATGTTCAGGTTTATCGTCAACTCGGTGAGCGTGAGGTTCGTAATGAGCTTGATGTTGCTTCTGTAGTGAACAATAAGCTGCACATCATCGAGTGTAAGACCAAAGGTATGCGAGATGATGGCGATGATACCTTGTACAAGCTGGAATCGCTCAGAGACCTGCTAGGAGGCCTACAGGCCCGTGCAATGTTGGTGAGCTTCCGCCCTCTTCGTCATAATGACATCACTCGAGCAGAAGATCTTGGCCTTGCATTGATTGGCCCTGACGAATTAAAAGATCTTAAAACACATCTCGCGGCATGGTTTACCGCTGCCGGTGGTGATGAAGATTTAGAGTGCTAA
- the udp gene encoding uridine phosphorylase — translation MSQAVFHLGVTEADLNGATLAIIPGDPARVQKIAEEMENPVFLASHREYTLYRAELDGKPVVVCSTGIGGPSTSIAVEELAQLGVRTFLRVGTTGAIQPHVNVGDMIVSTGSVRLDGASLHFAPMEFPAVADFEVATAMKAAVEESGAAVHMGVTASSDTFYPGQERYDTFSGRVVKRFQGSMQEWQDMGVLNFEMESATLLTMCASSGLKAGCVAGVIINRTQKEIPDHETLKVTEARSIKVVVEAARKML, via the coding sequence ATGTCTCAAGCTGTTTTCCACTTAGGTGTTACTGAAGCAGATCTTAACGGTGCTACTCTTGCGATCATTCCTGGTGATCCTGCTCGTGTGCAAAAAATTGCAGAAGAGATGGAGAATCCCGTATTTCTTGCGAGTCACCGTGAATACACGCTTTACCGCGCAGAGCTAGACGGTAAGCCAGTTGTTGTATGTTCAACAGGTATCGGCGGCCCATCTACTTCTATCGCAGTTGAAGAGCTTGCTCAGCTTGGCGTTCGTACTTTCCTACGTGTTGGGACTACTGGTGCGATCCAACCTCACGTAAACGTGGGTGACATGATTGTCTCTACGGGTTCTGTTCGTCTAGACGGCGCTAGCCTGCACTTCGCTCCTATGGAGTTCCCAGCAGTTGCTGACTTCGAAGTTGCTACAGCAATGAAAGCAGCAGTTGAAGAATCAGGCGCAGCAGTTCACATGGGCGTAACTGCTTCAAGTGATACTTTCTACCCAGGTCAAGAGCGTTACGACACGTTCTCTGGTCGCGTGGTTAAGCGTTTCCAAGGTTCTATGCAAGAATGGCAAGACATGGGGGTTCTTAACTTCGAAATGGAATCTGCAACGCTACTAACAATGTGTGCAAGTTCTGGTTTGAAAGCAGGTTGTGTTGCGGGTGTGATCATCAACCGTACTCAAAAAGAGATACCTGATCACGAGACACTAAAAGTAACGGAAGCGCGCTCAATCAAAGTGGTTGTAGAAGCTGCTCGTAAAATGCTTTAA